The following are encoded in a window of Rosa chinensis cultivar Old Blush chromosome 4, RchiOBHm-V2, whole genome shotgun sequence genomic DNA:
- the LOC112200596 gene encoding protein indeterminate-domain 5, chloroplastic, whose translation MAASSSSLFGIREEDQNLMKQQQHSSSTPTSSTAAAPLAPPPQKKKRNQPGTPNPEAEVIALSPKTLMATNRFICEVCNKGFQREQNLQLHRRGHNLPWKLKQKTTKEPKRKVYLCPEPTCVHHDPSRALGDLTGIKKHFSRKHGEKKWKCDKCSKRYAVQSDWKAHSKTCGTREYRCDCGTLFSRRDSFITHRAFCDALAQESARHQPNLSSLGSNLYGGTSNTGLALSHHHHQQQVVGPNIDHHHHNNQSTAPADILRLGGGSGNARTGQFDHLLSPPSMGSSFRPAQSSAPFFINQDQSSQQYHHDQEQLQSKQFHGLMQFSDHQNNNSSSGGNLFNLPFLSNSSNSNNSNNAGGANSTNLLLHPDHQYNSNGGEGGSILFSGHMMGGGGGDHMSSGNVSSLYSSQVQNNHHGAGAAVSHMSATALLQKAAQMGSTTSSNNTSASLLRSFGSTSSTKSERPAAAASLVPANLGGIFGGGSENENNLQDLMNSFAAGGSSSIFGSGSFGSGFHDVASRDEPKLPAVSIVAGSDRLTRDFLGVGQIVRSMSGGQQQTQIEHMSSLDSESNAAPSTQSFGGGGNF comes from the exons atggCTGCATCTTCTTCTTCGCTTTTCGGAATTAGAGAAGAAGATCAAAACTTGATGAAGCAACAGCAGCATTCCAGCTCCACACCAACATCATCCACAGCCGCCGCGCCTCTGGCACCACCaccgcagaagaagaagagaaaccaACCTGGAACACCAA ATCCAGAAGCGGAAGTGATAGCACTATCTCCCAAGACCCTAATGGCAACAAACAGGTTCATATGTGAGGTATGCAACAAAGGGTTCCAAAGGGAGCAGAACCTACAGCTCCACAGAAGAGGACACAACCTGCCTTGGAAACTAAAGCAGAAGACTACAAAAGAACCCAAACGCAAGGTCTACCTGTGCCCGGAGCCCACCTGCGTCCATCACGACCCGTCTCGGGCCCTCGGCGACCTCACCGGAATCAAGAAGCACTTCTCCAGAAAGCACGGCGAGAAGAAGTGGAAATGCGACAAGTGCTCCAAGCGCTACGCCGTTCAGTCTGATTGGAAGGCTCATTCTAAGACTTGCGGCACTCGGGAGTACCGATGCGACTGTGGTACTCTCTTCTCCAG GAGGGACAGTTTTATCACTCATAGGGCCTTCTGTGATGCCCTGGCTCAGGAAAGTGCAAGACATCAACCTAATCTGAGCAGCCTTGGCAGCAACTTATATGGAGGTACCAGCAACACTGGCCTAGCCTTatctcatcatcaccatcaacaACAAGTTGTGGGCCCTAACATTGATCATCATCACCACAACAATCAATCAACGGCGCCTGCTGACATCTTACGACTCGGAGGCGGCAGCGGCAATGCCCGGACCGGACAGTTCGATCATCTCCTTTCTCCTCCTTCCATGGGGTCGTCTTTTCGTCCGGCGCAATCTTCGGCACCCTTCTTCATTAATCAAGACCAATCTAGCCAGCAATACCATCACGATCAAGAACAGTTGCAGAGCAAACAATTCCATGGACTGATGCAATTTTCTGATCATCAGAACAACAACTCTTCCTCTGGAGGCAATCTGTTTAACCTACCTTTCTTATCAAACAGCAGCAATAGCAACAACAGCAACAACGCCGGTGGCGCCAATAGTACTAATCTACTGCTTCATCCTGATCACCAGTACAACAGTAATGGCGGTGAAGGCGGGTCGATTCTCTTCTCAGGTCACATGATGGGTGGAGGCGGTGGTGATCACATGAGCTCCGGCAATGTCTCTTCGCTCTATAGTTCTCAAGTACAAAACAACCATCATGGTGCAGGTGCAGCCGTCTCGCACATGTCCGCCACAGCGCTGCTTCAGAAGGCGGCTCAAATGGGGTCAACTACTTCGAGCAACAATACTTCTGCCTCGCTCCTAAGAAGCTTTGGAAGCACTTCCTCGACTAAATCTGAACGCCCCGCCGCGGCGGCCTCCCTTGTTCCTGCCAATTTAGGCGGCATTTTTGGTGGTGGCAGTGAAAATGAGAACAACCTCCAAGACCTAATGAACTCTTTTGCTGCTGGAGGGAGCTCCTCTATTTTCGGAAGCGGGTCATTTGGCAGTGGATTTCATGACGTGGCAAGTAGGGACGAGCCCAAGTTGCCGGCGGTGAGCATAGTAGCCGGGTCTGATAGGTTAACTAGGGATTTTCTTGGTGTTGGTCAGATTGTTAGGAGTATGAGCGGTGGGCAACAACAAACTCAGATCGAGCATATGAGCTCCTTGGATTCAGAGAGCAATGCTGCGCCGTCAACCCAATCTTTTGGAGGAGGTGGGAATTTTTAG
- the LOC112197228 gene encoding protein ACCUMULATION AND REPLICATION OF CHLOROPLASTS 3 isoform X1, translating into MEFPAFTTFRPSSPFLYPPNTPLLFTKCSFRRRRKFSFRRSSCGCKLSSLRITANNNGPAADVDCDEFWGNCEFVEVVGIGSRNDAVFDFCMESPFRFSSLRFWHILIKDSMKAQLQRRIVGKDVAPMVFEAPMSSKSCSKAVILVASAGYGLDLMTAIDILKTIRSANGFVVTIIMKPFSFEGQRRQDEAKNLMETLQEHTNLLIGLDTDMLLKKDLVTLDEAVRTANNAVLMAITAVSVLTSDIHRKFIDASHYDVKKVEVSEVMQVLERFKEAKIGFGAGYNIKTSILRSMYDCPFLSVGVKDLDGMVICIVASSGAIDNSDVQETLHTFRQTTEYEGEILISTIHEPSLEPNLLVTTVFILGFAEKQVSEKSSILSGLAQHFPFFFNLFSRHQPQSNDSQEYPSLQNPLSEEIDAPDSSELGNINAVDVKAEKFNNYSEEPQTGINSNYNEFHISSGSEQASIESSGLYDPITEETSAFQRQPLVSWNMGHEYQIAKDWGKEKGGEDGAMLMLDDLSVFCLPVGVRSPEELKENVSFPTQNPETKNKDDVKVQPAVNLDLSSWSPFTDTGLEAVKDFYNSASALVKGKDAENPKQGNLSVRAASMLEAERHSPKKWSPMVEMQYRGGIYRGRCQGGLPEGKGRLVLGDGSIYDGMWRYGKRSGLGTFYFSNGDAFQGSWRDDVIHGKGWLYFHTGDRWFANFWKGKASGESRFYSKSGDVFFGHFQNGWRHGQFICIDVDGARCIEKWDQGVLVSRKLDSDSGD; encoded by the exons ATGGAGTTTCCAGCATTCACAACTTTCCGGCCATCTTCTCCGTTCCTTTATCCTCCGAACACTCCACTCCTCTTCACGAAATGCTCGTTCCGTCGCCGGAGAAAATTCAGCTTCCGGCGGAGCAGTTGCGGCTGCAAGCTCTCTTCGCTTCGAATAACGGCGAACAACAACGGACCCGCCGCCGATGTGGACTGCGACGAGTTCTGGGGGAACTGCGAGTTCGTTGAAGTCGTCGGTATCGGAAGCCGCAACGACGCCGTTTTCGACTTCTGTATGGAGTCGCCGTTCCGGTTTTCGTCTCTACGATTCTG GCATATTCTCATTAAGGACTCAATGAAGGCACAATTACAACGCCGGATCGTCGGAAAAG ATGTGGCTCCGATGGTGTTTGAAGCGCCGATGTCTTCAAAGTCGTGTTCAAAGGCTGTTATACTT GTGGCAAGTGCGGGATATGGCTTGGATCTCATGACAGCAATTGATATACTCAAAACGATAAGATCTGCAAATGGATTTGTGGTCACTATTATTATGAAACCATTCAGCTTTGAAGGACAGAGACGCCAAGATGAG GCCAAAAATCTCATGGAAACACTTCAGGAGCATACAAATTTACTTATTG GTCTTGATACTGACATGTTACTCAAAAAGGACTTGGTAACTTTAGATGAGGCTGTCAGGACTGCAAATAATGCAGTTTTAATGGCAATAACTGCCGTATCTGTTCTAACATCT GATATACACAGAAAGTTTATCGATGCATCCCATTATGATGTGAAAAAAGTTGAAGTTTCAGAAGTAATGCAA GTTTTGGAAAGATTTAAAGAAGCAAAAATTGGATTTGGTGCTGGCTACAACATCAAAACTTCAATTTTACGATCCATGTATGACTGCCCTTTCCTGAGTGTGGGTGTAAAG GACTTGGATGGAATGGTTATATGCATAGTTGCAAGTTCTGGTGCTATTGATAACAGTGATGTACAGGAAACTTTGCATACTTTTCGTCAAACTACAGAATATGAAGGGGAAATCTTAATTTCTACAATTCATGAACCCAGTCTAGAGCCCAACCTGCTAGTCACAACTGTTTTTATCTTAGG TTTTGCTGAAAAGCAGGTTTCTGAGAAAAGTAGCATATTGTCTGGACTGGCTCAGCACTTTCCGTTCTTTTTCAATCTATTTAGTAGACATCAACCACAATCAAATGACAGTCAGGAATATCCGTCACTTCAAAATCCCCTTTCTGAAGAGATAGATGCACCAGATTCTAGTGAGCTGGGAAATATAAATGCTGTTGATGTTAAAGCTGAAAAGTTTAATAATTATTCTGAAGAACCTCAGACGGGAATTAACAGCAACTACAATGAATTCCACATTTCAAG TGGATCTGAGCAAGCCAGTATTGAATCGTCGGGTTTATATGATCCAATCACTGAAG AAACTTCTGCCTTCCAAAGGCAACCGCTTGTTAGTTGGAACATGGGGCATGAATATCAGATTGCAAAGGATTGGGGGAAAGAGAAGGGTGGTGAAGATGGAGCTATGCTGATGCTTGATGACCTGAGTGTCTTTTGCCTTCCAGTTGGTGTGAGGTCTCCAGAAGAGTTGAAAGAGAATGTCTCATTTCCAACACAAAACCCAGAGACAAAAAATAAGGATGATGTCAAAGTACAACCAGCTGTGAATCTAGACTTGTCTTCTTGGAGTCCATTCACTGACACAGGTCTTGAGGCAGTGAAAGATTTTTATAATTCGGCATCAGCACTTGTAAAAGGAAAAGATGCTGAAAATCCTAAGCAAGGAAATCTCTCTGTTCGTGCAGCATCCATGCTG GAAGCAGAACGACATTCACCAAAAAAGTGGAGTCCTATGGTGGAGATGCAATACAGAGGAGGAATTTACAGAGGACGATGCCAAGGAGGTCTTCCTGAAGGAAAG GGTCGTCTGGTTCTTGGAGATGGAAGCATCTATGATGGTATGTGGCGCTATGGAAAAAGATCAGGTCTGGGTACATTCTACTTTAGTAATGGGGATGCTTTCCAGGGATCATGGAGGGATGATGTCATACATGGcaag GGTTGGCTTTATTTTCACACCGGAGACCGATGGTTTGCAAACTTCTGGAAAGGAAAGGCCAGCGGTGAGAGTCGCTTTTATTCAAAGTCTGGTGATGTCTTCTTTGGCCATTTCCAAAATGGTTGGCGACATGGCCAGTTCATTTGCATCGATGTTGATGGAGCAAG GTGTATTGAGAAATGGGATCAAGGTGTTCTTGTAAGCCGTAAACTGGACTCTGATAGTGGTGATTGA
- the LOC112197228 gene encoding protein ACCUMULATION AND REPLICATION OF CHLOROPLASTS 3 isoform X2 produces the protein MWLRWCLKRRCLQSRVQRLLYLFVASAGYGLDLMTAIDILKTIRSANGFVVTIIMKPFSFEGQRRQDEAKNLMETLQEHTNLLIGLDTDMLLKKDLVTLDEAVRTANNAVLMAITAVSVLTSDIHRKFIDASHYDVKKVEVSEVMQVLERFKEAKIGFGAGYNIKTSILRSMYDCPFLSVGVKDLDGMVICIVASSGAIDNSDVQETLHTFRQTTEYEGEILISTIHEPSLEPNLLVTTVFILGFAEKQVSEKSSILSGLAQHFPFFFNLFSRHQPQSNDSQEYPSLQNPLSEEIDAPDSSELGNINAVDVKAEKFNNYSEEPQTGINSNYNEFHISSGSEQASIESSGLYDPITEETSAFQRQPLVSWNMGHEYQIAKDWGKEKGGEDGAMLMLDDLSVFCLPVGVRSPEELKENVSFPTQNPETKNKDDVKVQPAVNLDLSSWSPFTDTGLEAVKDFYNSASALVKGKDAENPKQGNLSVRAASMLEAERHSPKKWSPMVEMQYRGGIYRGRCQGGLPEGKGRLVLGDGSIYDGMWRYGKRSGLGTFYFSNGDAFQGSWRDDVIHGKGWLYFHTGDRWFANFWKGKASGESRFYSKSGDVFFGHFQNGWRHGQFICIDVDGARCIEKWDQGVLVSRKLDSDSGD, from the exons ATGTGGCTCCGATGGTGTTTGAAGCGCCGATGTCTTCAAAGTCGTGTTCAAAGGCTGTTATACTTGTTT GTGGCAAGTGCGGGATATGGCTTGGATCTCATGACAGCAATTGATATACTCAAAACGATAAGATCTGCAAATGGATTTGTGGTCACTATTATTATGAAACCATTCAGCTTTGAAGGACAGAGACGCCAAGATGAG GCCAAAAATCTCATGGAAACACTTCAGGAGCATACAAATTTACTTATTG GTCTTGATACTGACATGTTACTCAAAAAGGACTTGGTAACTTTAGATGAGGCTGTCAGGACTGCAAATAATGCAGTTTTAATGGCAATAACTGCCGTATCTGTTCTAACATCT GATATACACAGAAAGTTTATCGATGCATCCCATTATGATGTGAAAAAAGTTGAAGTTTCAGAAGTAATGCAA GTTTTGGAAAGATTTAAAGAAGCAAAAATTGGATTTGGTGCTGGCTACAACATCAAAACTTCAATTTTACGATCCATGTATGACTGCCCTTTCCTGAGTGTGGGTGTAAAG GACTTGGATGGAATGGTTATATGCATAGTTGCAAGTTCTGGTGCTATTGATAACAGTGATGTACAGGAAACTTTGCATACTTTTCGTCAAACTACAGAATATGAAGGGGAAATCTTAATTTCTACAATTCATGAACCCAGTCTAGAGCCCAACCTGCTAGTCACAACTGTTTTTATCTTAGG TTTTGCTGAAAAGCAGGTTTCTGAGAAAAGTAGCATATTGTCTGGACTGGCTCAGCACTTTCCGTTCTTTTTCAATCTATTTAGTAGACATCAACCACAATCAAATGACAGTCAGGAATATCCGTCACTTCAAAATCCCCTTTCTGAAGAGATAGATGCACCAGATTCTAGTGAGCTGGGAAATATAAATGCTGTTGATGTTAAAGCTGAAAAGTTTAATAATTATTCTGAAGAACCTCAGACGGGAATTAACAGCAACTACAATGAATTCCACATTTCAAG TGGATCTGAGCAAGCCAGTATTGAATCGTCGGGTTTATATGATCCAATCACTGAAG AAACTTCTGCCTTCCAAAGGCAACCGCTTGTTAGTTGGAACATGGGGCATGAATATCAGATTGCAAAGGATTGGGGGAAAGAGAAGGGTGGTGAAGATGGAGCTATGCTGATGCTTGATGACCTGAGTGTCTTTTGCCTTCCAGTTGGTGTGAGGTCTCCAGAAGAGTTGAAAGAGAATGTCTCATTTCCAACACAAAACCCAGAGACAAAAAATAAGGATGATGTCAAAGTACAACCAGCTGTGAATCTAGACTTGTCTTCTTGGAGTCCATTCACTGACACAGGTCTTGAGGCAGTGAAAGATTTTTATAATTCGGCATCAGCACTTGTAAAAGGAAAAGATGCTGAAAATCCTAAGCAAGGAAATCTCTCTGTTCGTGCAGCATCCATGCTG GAAGCAGAACGACATTCACCAAAAAAGTGGAGTCCTATGGTGGAGATGCAATACAGAGGAGGAATTTACAGAGGACGATGCCAAGGAGGTCTTCCTGAAGGAAAG GGTCGTCTGGTTCTTGGAGATGGAAGCATCTATGATGGTATGTGGCGCTATGGAAAAAGATCAGGTCTGGGTACATTCTACTTTAGTAATGGGGATGCTTTCCAGGGATCATGGAGGGATGATGTCATACATGGcaag GGTTGGCTTTATTTTCACACCGGAGACCGATGGTTTGCAAACTTCTGGAAAGGAAAGGCCAGCGGTGAGAGTCGCTTTTATTCAAAGTCTGGTGATGTCTTCTTTGGCCATTTCCAAAATGGTTGGCGACATGGCCAGTTCATTTGCATCGATGTTGATGGAGCAAG GTGTATTGAGAAATGGGATCAAGGTGTTCTTGTAAGCCGTAAACTGGACTCTGATAGTGGTGATTGA